ATACATTTTTGCTTACAATTCCATTCTAAGCATTTTTACATGTCAAAAAGATCATTTATGCCAGTTATAGGCCatgatgaaaagaaaatataatgatttttaacaatatgtatttttgcggtactgaaatgtgtttttttttttcatttgaagcatctaccatagccgctcgtgtaagataggtgcatcccaaccctcgcgtagggtgttttgcggatactcggtaaacctcgtttccgcaaaacaccctatgctCGGGTCGGggtaaacctatcttacactctagGCCATGGTAGCTACTTATAATCTCGTTGCCGGGAATCGCATTAAAGAGCCAAAATGCTTAGATCTAGCAGACGGTAagagtgaaataaaatgcaacTGTACTTCAATATTTCTTGATCTCTTCAATTGATGATATAATTTGAGATAATAATATAGTATGCATgtagctttatttaaaacaaacaaaaacacacacgtAAATGAATAGGATGTCtttctttaattatatcaaAGTAAAGAATTTATTTGGAACAGACAGCGCACGGGAGTTCCCTGTTGTTGACATACGGAGGACAAGGCAGGGACCCACATTTTGCTACCACCAGATAGAGGATGTGTTGGTTATCATTTGTACCCCCATGGTCAAGAAATTCCGGGTGGTCATCAACGCAGATGGTGTCCTGGCTACTACCACTGCTTTGTGAGGCTGTCATCATGTAACCTGAATATTCGAGTGTCCATCCCGGATAGCAGGATATTCGTCCCGGGATCATCAGGTTCAGTGCACGCTCAGACCGGCACACGACGCATGGCATGTCCTGTTCATTAACGGGATATGGGAACACATGATCACCATCATTGTGGTCGATCTCACTCCCGTAGATGTACCCTCTGAACGTGTCAGTGGCGTCACTGTATCTCCCCCACACCGGCTCGTCCGGGAGACAGAACGTATCGACACCGCTTCCGGCTTCATTGTATCGCTTTCCGGAAATATAACCtgaaaataaactatatatgtGTTTCAAACTCTACTCAAACAATTTGATCCTGCGTGTTACCTTGTGCAAACCTTACAAGCTGTCAgcatgattttgaaatgttttaagtgAAGACCAACGGTAATACAAGTCTAACCTTTGTATATCAGGTCAACGTTACCAGGGCATTGCTTTCGTCCCCATCGGATGAAGATCGAGCCATTGGTACCTGAATATGTATGAATAAATGCTTAGAAAAAGCGTTTGGTGCACGAGATCCAGCACCGTGCAAAACCAAAACCCTTGCGACGTAGGACTGCTGAAAAGTCGGGGTCTACTAGTTTTAATCATCTTACGAGGttcacctctatatttagagaAATATGTCTAAATATATTATAGCTCGGAGGTCAATTGTTTGCTTCGAACAGTGTAAgatcttaatatatatttcaccgattGAGCCCCACGGGTGGCGTAGCCACAAGTGCAATATTCACTGTTGAtgttcatgaggtgaaatatattgctctCTTTcactaatataaacatttttttatatctattacatgttttaaattggatttaaaattcaagtatttacattttttagtAAAACGCGCCAATTTGTATGCGCATGTAACGGaaattgaaattgtgtcccagacctgtgcgcgctgacgttgATTTGAAACCTAGAGCGGGCAAAATTTcataacaatgaaaaacatcaaagtcgcattttcactgtttgaaacagtgaataTCAA
The Mya arenaria isolate MELC-2E11 chromosome 12, ASM2691426v1 DNA segment above includes these coding regions:
- the LOC128210522 gene encoding uncharacterized protein LOC128210522: MRVSHTVLVGLILSCYGASGEDARTDSSKRLVLHSAEDQAAEIVNLKQTIASLQTTIASLQNTTISMQTAYQTLQTTTSSLQTDYNTLQTRTSSLQTDYQTLQNAYKSLDSQVQTFAVNTGYISGKRYNEAGSGVDTFCLPDEPVWGRYSDATDTFRGYIYGSEIDHNDGDHVFPYPVNEQDMPCVVCRSERALNLMIPGRISCYPGWTLEYSGYMMTASQSSGSSQDTICVDDHPEFLDHGGTNDNQHILYLVVAKCGSLPCPPYVNNRELPCAVCSK